A region from the Aegilops tauschii subsp. strangulata cultivar AL8/78 chromosome 5, Aet v6.0, whole genome shotgun sequence genome encodes:
- the LOC109749124 gene encoding uncharacterized protein, producing the protein MSCNASSISNPFAGPDPAEIRDINIHERVPVVLDATDSTYFAWKTYFSLLFRENNLVDHVDGTVDSRAMLDDSEWTAINATLIRWFFTTIFKDPFHTVVSDGDNARAMWVKLNGLFTDNKLQRRSIDEYCRRLKTWADELRDIGAKVDDDLLLSTLTVGLNEDYAMPPPTSP; encoded by the exons ATGTCGTGCAACGCCTCCTCCATCTCCAACCCCTTCGCCGGGCCGGACCCTGCTGAAATCCGCGACATCAACATCCACGAACGCGTCCCCGTCGTCCTTGATGCCACCGACTCCACGTACTTCGCGTGGAAGACGTACTTTTCCTTGCTCTTCCGCGAGAACAACCTCGTGGATCACGTTGACGGCACCGTCGACTCCCGCGCCATGCTGGACGACTCCGAGTGGACCGCGATCAACGCCACGCTCATCCGGTGGTTCTTCACCACCATCTTCAAGGACCCGTTTCACACGGTCGTGAGCGATGGCGACAACGCCCGCGCCATGTGGGTCAAGCTCAAcggcctcttcaccgacaacaaGCTTCAGCGCCGC TCCATTGATGAGTACTGCCGCCGCCTGAAGACGTGGGCGGATGAGCTCCGTGACATCGGCGCCAAGGTTGATGACGACCTCCTCCTCAGCACGCTCACCGTCGGCCTCAACGAGGACTACGCAATGCCGCCTCCAACCTCACCTTGA